A segment of the Ipomoea triloba cultivar NCNSP0323 chromosome 1, ASM357664v1 genome:
aaagattttatttttgaatgatttaatttttggttATGTCACATAtatttcaagcatgcaaacaaGTATAAAAGTTGTCATTTGTTAGCTTATgtacttgttttgtttttttttttaattattattattttgttgttgttgttgttgttgttgttgttattattattattattattattattattattaaaagtgaGTTAAAATTATAGAGATGTGAAAGTGAGGTGGAGTTGTAGGGCTATAtaaaaacagtaaaaaaaacacaaatttgataatataaaaataagatctatttttaaaaataaaaaaatattacagaaAAAAAAGATACCATTATAATATTGAGTAACATAACTTAAAAATCTAATGTATAAAAGaagaatgataaaattatgtAGGAACAACATTCTAACTATAATCAACCTTCTTTTAAAAACaaccaaagaaaaaagaaaaaaaaaactacaatcaTCCTattctcaaaagaaaaatataatcaagCTACATCACTACGTGCGAGACTGTCTGTACCGTACTATGCATTATTACCTTAGGCTATCCTTATCCCTCCAAATCTCTCTCACTCAAACTCACTCTAACAAATGGGTCCCACTTCCATATCACCTAATTTGGAATTCATTTGCTATTCACACTACATCCCTGCAATATCACATCACTTTAAAAACACGTGCTTTTCAAAATACCACATTGTTGCAAATTCTTTTATTCTCTCTCTAGCTCTCTTTAGCTAGCCTTTCTCTCTTGTTCCCTAGTAACAAGCTTTTCCTTTTCCCATTCCTTCATCTGTTTCTTGCATTAGCGTTTCCTTCCCGATGGCCTTCGAAAAAGGAGAATCTTCACGAACCACTGACCCCACCCAACCTTTGGAAGATGCCTACACCTCACTACAAATCCATGATAACGACGCAGAAGGACTCGATCTGGGCGACGACGCCGGCAATGAGCAGCAGGTTGACCAACGATTCACCCTATTAGGACGTCTCATCACTAACAAACCGGTCAAGTTCACCTTCATGAGAGACACTATAGCAACTTTTTGGAGACCATCCAAGGTCATGGCAGTTCAAGAACTCACCAGCAACACCTTCCTTTTCCAGTTTTTTCACGAAATTGATATGCAAAGGATACTTGATGACAGTCCTTGGTCCTTCAAAAATAGTTTCTTAGCCCTGGCAAAAGCTGAACCAGGTATCCCTCCACTTGATATCAAACTTAACACCGCTGATTTTTGAATACAGATTCATGACCTCCCTATCGGCTTTTTCTAGGAAAAATCTGCCAAAGCCATCGGCAATTTCATCGGCACCTTTGTTTCCATTGACGAGGCAAACTTTGACGGGTGGTGGAAAACGTTCATCAGGATTAGGGTCACGATTGATATCACAAAACCACTCATGAGCAAAATGCGTATTAAACGCAATGGTGGAGAATGGAGATGGATATCATTTTGCTATGAGCGTTTGCCGAACTTCTGCTTCATTCAGGGACGGACCCAGGATTACACGATGGGGGGGGCCGATCAGCTGATGTCGTGGCATACACTGCTCTATAAAATactcatttaatatatactaacataaatcattactcttttctttaaaaaaaataataaatcattacATTACAAATCTACTAAAATTTAGAACGTCTCTCTTGCATATCACGGAAATCATCTATAATTGAATCTATACTAAATTGTTTTGCAATTTGTTTTTCAATGTACACTAACAAACAATCATTAAGAAATTGATCACCCATCTTGTTACGGAGTGTAGTCTTGACTATTTTCATGGCAGAAAATGATCGTTCTGTAGTAGCTGTAGATACGGGAAGCGTGAGGATGAGAGTTACTATTCTGAAGACAAGAGGAAAGATGTCCAACTTTCTAGTTTTCACCAACCATTGACAGAGATCAGAAATGCTTTCTAGTGCTTTAAAATCATGAAGTTGTTTCACATGTTCAAAATGTTCAAGTTGCATTCTTAATTGTAAAATCTCATAATCTGCAAAGTCTTGTGGGTAAAACTTCTCTACCAACTTGCAAATGTCATCAATTCTGAATGCTAAACGCATTTCTTTTGGATCAAGGGATGAACTAAGAATAATTAATTCCATTGCTTTATCATCAAACCTATTGTTCAACTCTTGCAATTGAGAATCAATCACCGCATTAAAAATATCAACTTTGTAATGATGTCCAATTGTTAATTCATCTTGTTGATGTCTAGCCCTTCCTCTTCTTGCAATATATTGAGCATCAAAATCTGGTACAGTTATATTGACATTCTCACAAAAAGACTTCACACTTGAAACTAGTTCATCCCATCCATTATCTCTTAATTTTTGAATAAGCAATTTAGTAGATGTCACAAGATGCATTGCATTCAATATATCTTGAGTTTGGAGTTGCAAAGCTTGGCAGAGCATATTAGAAATCTCTAGAACTTTTTTCATGAGGTGCATAAtgaatacaaattcaaaagaagTCATTACCTCATAAGCTGCATCGGCATCTCCACGGTGAGTAGGTGTAGTTCCATCTTCAATAATGTTTAGTAAAACTTCACATGTTGCACTAAACATTCTCATCAAACTTGATATGGATTTCAAATGAGAACTCCAACGAGTATCACCTGGCCGTTGTAAAGAACCAATTTGGTTAAGACCCTTCCCACTTTCAAGCTCATCAATACTAAGCAAATGAGCAATATTTGAGGCATGAACAGCTTTTAACTGGTCGTTGCGCTTACATGAAGCCCCAACAACATTAATAATGGAGTTCAAATGAGTGAAAAAATGATGAATAGGGATGACTTCCTTTGAAGAAGCTACTAATGCCAATTGCAATCGATGTGCAAAACAATGAATATAATAAGCATAAGGGCATTTATCCAAGATTAAAGCTTTCAATCCATTCCATTCTCCACGCATGTTACTTGCACCATCATAACCTTGTCCTCGAATattttgaacatcaagattatgaTGAGATAAGATAGAAAAGATACATTCTTTCAATGTTGATGCAATAGTGTCCTTAACATGAACAACTCCAAAAAATCGCTCTTGTATAAACCCATCTCTATCAACAAATCTCAAGACAATAGACATTTGTTCCTTCTTTGATTCATCTCGAGCTTCATCAACAATGATACAAAATTTTGCATCACCAATTTCTTCTCGGATAGCACTTTTTACTTTAGTTGCCAACACTTGCaaaatttgtttttgtattCTTGGTGATGTGTATGTTGCATTTCGTGGGGCTTTATCAAGAACTTTTGTTACTTCATCATTAAAAGAGGCAATGATACCCAATAGCTCTAAAAAGTTTCCACGATTTGTTGATGTTATTGACTCATCATCACCTCTAAAAGAACATCCTTGAGATGCAAGCCATCTCGTTGCCTCAATTACAGTTCTCAATCGAAGTCTATTTTCAACTACTTCTTGAGATGTGAATTTCTCAATATGTTGTGCAATGTGTGATTGTTGGTTCATGAGATCCGCACAAGCTTTCTCGGCATCTCGATGAGGGGAGGTGAGATCTTTCCCAATATGTGCTAAAAATGAGCAATTTTTTCCATCTCTAACTTTCTTCCATGATCGAAAACCATTGATTGTAAAAGCATGCAATCCGGAAGGCCCCTCTTGAGTATGAAATAAATAACATGGTAGACAAAATGCTGCATCTTTACTAGGAGAATATTCTAGCCAAGAAGGGTATAATTTAAACCAAGATGCTTGAAAACTACGAGCATGCTTTTCTCCCGATTTTGGATACTTTGAAAGCAAACATTGATATGGGCCAGCCTTAATATAAGCTCTCCTAATTTCATCACGCTTGTCAATAGGACACTTCCATATTGGCAGTCGCAATCCCGGATCACGTTCTAATGCTTGAATGTCAAAGTTCTCATTGATTTCAATTCTTTGAGATTTTTCAGGACGACTCTCAGAATTCAATTGATCAATACTTGTAGATGAATTTACTTGAGATGTTGAATCTtcagaattttttcttttaaaaaagttatctATCCTTTGTGTCTTTTTCGTTATAGGATCTATAGTTCAATCTTCCTGTGTTCACAAATCAGAAATCACaaatattcacaaatcacaatattaataatttggtaagtcaattaaacaattaaattatccaagtcaattaaacattaaaataattaaatatataatgctactataattacaaaaaaatattttattttttaaactatttacaatttcgtgtttttctttttaaactaaCCAAGTTCAATATGTCTTAAATCTGAATACAATtccatgtattatgtatatgcttTCAACTTCCTTAGttccttctctcttttttttttcaacatatttattaatttatgcaattatgcaattacgatttcaaaattcaaacaagTGTTCTCAAAATTCAACAACTATTTACAATACTAATTCTATAATACTACccctaataaatttataaattcattcttctacaattctacaaaatatataagaatacaaatttacaaagtaattattcagagctacaagaaaataaaaaaaattaccagatttattgttgaagaagaacagaaaattgatgatttgaagatgatgaaactCAGGAGTCCAAAAAGAGTGACTCTGTAAATGAAACCAGGAGTGAGCttgcttaatttctttagtGTTCAAATCTTCAATTACTCTTCTGAGTGGAGCACTGGAGCCGGTGGAGGAAAGTAGACAACAAGtgatttcaactttcaacatttgcaaataaaataaaataataataataataaaacaaaagctagtgggtttcaactttcaaaaaaaacaaaagtactCCATACTTCCTGCAACTCTTTGGCTTTTTCTAAACtaatgacaaattttttttatggacTTAAGAGTTAAGAAGGGCGGAGGGGGGGGCAGGGAAATATGTTGGGGGGGGCCAAGTGGCCAACTGgccaagaatatatataatatatatatacagtataatagtaaaaaaaaaaatttgggggGGGCCAAGGCCCCCCTAACTAACAACATAGGTCCGTCCCTGGCTTCATTTACGGTGCCGGATGATTGGCCATACTGAGAAATTTTGTTCAAAGCTCTTTGAGGGTGCCCGTCTGAAAGCGGAGAAACCATATGGTCCCGAGCTCTGAGCGACGAACCGCCGTGCATCCCTGGTGGCCGCCAGTCGATGGTTGGTGTCGGACCAGCCAGATCGCTACAAAACAAATTTTGCAAATCAGACAAAGGACAGAACAATTGTGGGTACGGAGACTGCTCCAAAAATCGTACAAGAGGAAAAGTAGAGCACGATAGGTACGAGAGGTGGGCACGTGTCTGGTATAACGCCTAGTCATAACCCTGATATGGGGGATATTAATATGGGCCAGGCTGATGACAATTCTGAAAGTGATGGGCTCATCTTACTTGAACAAAATCGCAGGCGCGTGGATACTGACGGCCCAAATGATAAGCCCACTTCTTTTTCTGTTGATCTTAATGGACCAACAATCCTTCAAAAAAACTTGCACTTGGTGGGACCTGTGGATCAGGCTCGCCCAACACAATGAGTCTCTTGTCTTGGAACTGTCGTGGGCTTGGGAACCCATCGGCGGTTCAGATTTTAGTGGGCCTAGTCCACTTAAACAAACCCGGCG
Coding sequences within it:
- the LOC116021749 gene encoding uncharacterized protein LOC116021749 — encoded protein: MLKVEITCCLLSSTGSSAPLRRVIEDLNTKEIKQAHSWFHLQSHSFWTPEFHHLQIINFLFFFNNKSGDTRWSSHLKSISSLMRMFSATCEVLLNIIEDGTTPTHRGDADAAYEVMTSFEFVFIMHLMKKVLEISNMLCQALQLQTQDILNAMHLVTSTKLLIQKLRDNGWDELVSSVKSFCENVNITVPDFDAQYIARRGRARHQQDELTIGHHYKVDIFNAVIDSQLQELNNRFDDKAMELIILSSSLDPKEMRLAFRIDDICKLVEKFYPQDFADYEILQLRMQLEHFEHVKQLHDFKALESISDLCQWLVKTRKLDIFPLVFRIVTLILTLPVSTATTERSFSAMKIVKTTLRNKMGDQFLNDCLLVYIEKQIAKQFSIDSIIDDFRDMQERRSKF